The Carassius auratus strain Wakin chromosome 27, ASM336829v1, whole genome shotgun sequence genome includes a region encoding these proteins:
- the LOC113045329 gene encoding cullin-3-B-like — MASLPNPNMSNLKPGTKKDTKMRIRAFPMTMDEKYVNNIWDLLKNAIQEIQRKNNSGLSFEELYRNAYTMVLHKHGEKLYTGLREVVTEHLINKVREDVLHSLNNNFLQTLNQAWNDHQTAMVMIRDILMYMDRVYVQQNNVENVYNLGLIIFRDQVVRYGCIRDHLRQTLLDMIARERRGEVVDRGAIRNACQMLMVLGLEGRSVYEEDFEIPFLDMSAEFFQMESQKFLAENSASVYIKKVEARINEEIERVMHCLDKSTEEPIVKVVERELISKHMKTIVEMENSGLVHMLKNGKTEDLACMYKLFGRVPNGLKTMCECMSWYLREQGKALVSEEGEGKNPVDYIQGLLDLKSRFDRFLQESFNNDRLFKQTIAGDFEYFLNLNSRSPEYLSLFIDDKLKKGVKGLTEQEVESILDKAMVLFRFMQEKDVFERYYKQHLARRLLTNKSVSDDSEKNMISKLKTECGCQFTSKLEGMFRDMSISNTTMDEFRHHLQTSQVSLCGVDLTVRVLTTGYWPTQSATPKCNIPPSPRHAFEVFRRFYLAKHSGRQLTLQHHMGSADLNATFYGAIKKEDGSDVGVGGALLTGSNTRKHILQVSTFQMTILMLFNNRDKFTFEEIQQETDIPERELVRALQSLACGKPTQRVLTKEPKSKEIESGHSFTVNDQFTSKLHRVKIQTVAAKQGESDPERKETRQKVDDDRKHEIEAAIVRIMKSRKKMQHNVLVAEVTQQLRARFLPSPVVIKKRIEGLIEREYLARTPEDRKVYTYVA, encoded by the exons atgacCATGGACGAGAAGTATGTAAATAACATCTGGGATCTTCTGAAGAACGCCATCCAGGAGATCCAGAGGAAGAACAACAGTGGGCTGAGCTTCGAGGAGCTCTACAGGAACGCATACACCATGGTGCTGCACAAACATGGGGAGAAGCTCTACACGGGCCTCAGAGAGGTGGTCACCGAACACCTCATCAACAAA GTACGAGAAGACGTGCTTCACTCGTTAAATAACAATTTCCTGCAGACGCTAAACCAAGCGTGGAATGATCATCAGACTGCCATGGTCATGATTAGAGACATTTTGATGTACATG GACCGTGTGTATGTTCAACAGAATAACGTGGAGAACGTCTACAATCTGGGCTTGATCATCTTCAGAGATCAGGTTGTGCGATATGGCTGCATCAGAGATCATCTCAGACAAACTCTACTGGACATGATCGCTCGAGAGCGCAGAGGAGAGGTGGtcgacag AGGAGCCATCAGGAATGCCTGTCAGATGCTGATGGTTTTGGGCTTAGAAGGTCGGTCCGTCTACGAGGAGGATTTTGAAATCCCCTTTTTAGACATGTCTGCTGAGTTCTTCCAG atGGAAAGTCAGAAGTTCCTTGCGGAGAACAGTGCAAGCGTCTACATCAAGAAAGTGGAGGCTCGGATAAACGAGGAGATTGAACGAGTGATGCACTGCCTGGATAAATCAACGGAGGAGCCCATTGTGAAGGTGGTGGAGAGAGAGCTCATCTCCAAACACATGAAGACCATCGTAGAGATGGAGAACTCGGGACTGGTCCACATGCTCAAGAATGGAAAGACAGAAG ACCTGGCGTGCATGTATAAGTTGTTCGGTCGGGTTCCTAATGGGCTGAAGACGATGTGTGAGTGTATGAGCTGGTACCTCAGAGAGCAGGGTAAAGCGCTGGTGTCAGAGGAAGGAGAGGGCAAGAACCCAGTCGACTACATCCAG GGTTTGCTGGATTTGAAGTCGCGCTTCGACCGCTTTCTGCAAGAGTCTTTCAACAACGACAGGCTCTTCAAACAGACTATCGCTGGAGACTTTGAGTATTTCCTCAACCTCAACTCCAGATCACCCGAGTACCTCTCGCTCTTCATCGACGACAAACTCAAGAAAGGAGTGAAGGGG ctGACAGAACAGGAGGTGGAGTCCATCTTGGATAAGGCCATGGTGCTGTTCCGGTTCATGCAGGAGAAGGACGTGTTTGAGCGTTACTACAAACAGCACCTGGCCAGAAGACTCTTAACCAATAAGAGCGTTTCAGATGACTCGGAGAAAAATATGATCTCCAAACTAAAG acggaGTGCGGTTGTCAGTTCACCTCTAAACTGGAGGGCATGTTCAGGGACATGAGCATCTCTAATACCACTATGGATGAATTCCGCCACCACCTGCAGACGTCACAg GTGTCTCTCTGTGGGGTTGATCTCACGGTGAGAGTTCTGACCACAGGTTACTGGCCCACGCAGTCAGCCACGCCAAAATGCAACATCCCTCCCTCCCCACGCCATGCATTTGAGGTCTTCAGAAG GTTTTATTTGGCTAAGCACAGCGGCAGGCAACTTACACTCCAGCACCATATGGGTTCTGCAGACCTCAACGCCACCTTCTACGGAGCTATCAAGAAG GAGGATGGCTCTGATGTTGGTGTCGGTGGGGCTTTGCTAACCGGCTCGAACACACGGAAGCACATTCTGCAGGTGTCCACCTTCCAGATGACCATCCTCATGCTCTTCAACAACAGAGATAAGTTTACCTTTGAG GAGATCCAGCAGGAGACAGACATCCCCGAGCGTGAACTGGTCCGGGCCCTTCAGTCTCTAGCCTGCGGGAAGCCCACCCAGAGAGTTCTCACGAAAGAGCCCAAGAGTAAAGAGATCGAGAGCGGCCATTCGTTTACAGTCAATGACCAGTTTACCTCCAAACTGCACAGAGTCAAAATACAAACAG TTGCTGCTAAGCAAGGCGAATCAGACCCGGAGCGCAAGGAGACACGGCAGAAAGTAGACGATGACAGGAAACATGAAATCGAGGCAGCCATTGTACGCATCATGAAGTCCAGGAAGAAGATGCAGCACAACGTTCTGGTAGCAGAG GTGACCCAGCAGCTGAGGGCACGGTTCCTGCCGAGCCCCGTGGTCATTAAAAAGCGCATAGAAGGACTTATAGAAAGAGAATATTTGGCCCGGACGCCGGAGGATCGTAAAGTCTACACGTATGTCGCGTAG